Proteins encoded together in one Halothermothrix orenii H 168 window:
- the lonC gene encoding Lon family ATP-dependent protease, with product MSFLDGLFSKDDNKIKKADKKEKELKVLYKKANDYYGKEQFILKAGKVNALDLISSSKLFDKLTALERIIYEDPTIQVGKGNFEERILKLEDKIADMLAERSVEKDIEEQIAERMEKRQREYIKEIKKEIVNDDPPDNPETLRRLARLEKLDARSLNKSVIDLVRPKSLDEIVGQQRALKALVSKIASPYPQHVILYGPPGVGKTTAARLALEEAKKRQNTPFYGDSKFVEVDGATLRWDPREVTNPLLGSVHDPIYQGAKKVLAEGGVPEPKTGLVTEAHAGILFIDEIGELDPMLQNKLLKVMEDKRVKFESSYYDKNDENIPLYIKKLFEEGAPADFILIGATTRSPSKINPAFRSRCAEVFFNPLSREDIQQIVINAVKKLTVKIEDEIPEIISEYTTEGRTAINLLIDAYSLVLYENEGADEQELIITRDKLFEAIQNRRMIPHNKIKSSEKSEIGKVFGLGVNGYLGTVIEIEAVAFTAEEKGNGKLRFNETAGKMAKDSLFNAAAVIRKITGKKMKDYDLHVNIVGGGNVDGPSAGIAMLLALISAIEEVPLKQDIAVTGEVSIRGNIKPVSGIREKIYAAEQAGMREVLVPAENMIDIQEDWDIKVTPISTVEEALKRVLIDQDQLKLSII from the coding sequence ATGTCCTTCTTGGATGGCCTTTTTAGTAAAGATGATAATAAAATAAAAAAGGCTGATAAAAAAGAAAAAGAACTTAAAGTATTGTACAAAAAAGCCAATGATTATTATGGTAAGGAACAGTTCATACTTAAAGCAGGGAAGGTTAATGCCCTGGATTTAATAAGTTCCAGTAAATTATTTGATAAACTGACAGCCCTGGAGAGAATAATTTATGAAGACCCTACCATCCAGGTGGGAAAGGGAAATTTTGAGGAACGAATTTTAAAATTAGAGGATAAGATTGCTGACATGCTGGCCGAGCGCTCCGTTGAAAAGGATATTGAAGAACAGATTGCCGAGAGGATGGAGAAGAGGCAGCGTGAATATATTAAGGAGATTAAAAAGGAAATAGTCAATGACGATCCTCCAGATAATCCGGAAACATTAAGAAGACTGGCCCGGCTTGAAAAGCTGGATGCCAGGAGTTTAAATAAATCTGTCATTGATCTGGTTAGGCCCAAATCACTTGATGAGATAGTGGGTCAGCAGCGGGCTTTAAAGGCCCTTGTTTCCAAAATTGCTTCTCCCTACCCCCAGCACGTAATCCTATATGGACCCCCGGGGGTGGGTAAAACTACGGCTGCCCGACTGGCCCTGGAAGAGGCCAAGAAGAGGCAAAATACCCCTTTTTACGGGGATTCAAAATTCGTTGAAGTTGATGGGGCGACCCTGAGGTGGGACCCGAGGGAAGTTACCAATCCCTTGCTGGGCTCAGTTCATGACCCCATATACCAGGGTGCCAAAAAAGTTCTGGCCGAGGGTGGAGTCCCGGAACCCAAGACAGGGCTGGTAACCGAAGCCCATGCTGGTATCCTCTTTATCGATGAAATAGGGGAACTGGATCCAATGCTTCAGAACAAACTGTTGAAAGTAATGGAGGATAAAAGGGTTAAGTTTGAATCTTCCTATTATGATAAAAATGATGAAAATATCCCCTTATATATTAAAAAGCTCTTTGAAGAAGGGGCTCCGGCTGATTTTATTTTAATCGGAGCTACCACCAGAAGTCCCAGTAAAATAAATCCTGCTTTCCGCTCCCGGTGTGCAGAGGTATTCTTTAATCCCCTGTCCCGGGAAGATATACAGCAAATTGTTATTAATGCTGTCAAAAAACTCACGGTAAAAATTGAGGATGAAATACCGGAGATAATAAGTGAATATACGACTGAGGGGAGAACAGCTATAAACCTACTGATAGATGCCTACAGCCTTGTCCTCTATGAAAATGAAGGAGCTGACGAGCAGGAGCTTATAATTACCAGGGATAAGCTCTTTGAAGCTATCCAGAACCGGCGAATGATTCCCCACAACAAGATTAAGTCCAGTGAAAAATCAGAAATTGGAAAGGTCTTTGGACTGGGGGTCAATGGTTACCTTGGTACAGTTATTGAAATTGAAGCCGTTGCCTTTACAGCCGAGGAAAAGGGTAATGGTAAGCTGAGATTTAATGAAACCGCCGGTAAAATGGCTAAAGATTCCCTTTTTAATGCTGCAGCTGTAATCAGAAAAATAACCGGGAAGAAAATGAAGGATTATGACCTCCATGTCAATATTGTCGGGGGAGGTAATGTAGATGGTCCTTCGGCCGGTATTGCGATGCTGCTGGCTTTAATAAGTGCTATTGAGGAAGTACCCTTAAAACAGGATATAGCTGTGACCGGTGAGGTTTCAATCAGGGGTAATATTAAACCGGTCAGTGGTATCAGGGAAAAGATATATGCCGCCGAACAGGCAGGAATGAGAGAGGTTTTGGTTCCCGCTGAAAATATGATAGATATACAGGAGGACTGGGATATAAAGGTAACCCCGATATCTACGGTAGAAGAAGCCCTGAAGCGGGTTCTTATTGACCAGGATCAATTAAAGCTATCAATTATTTAA
- the rplI gene encoding 50S ribosomal protein L9, whose amino-acid sequence MKVILKKDVKKLGKKGDVVSVSDGYARNYLIPRGLAEEATRGNITQLKEKEKIKEKKHQQKIEEARDMASKLEKEKFVIKVKSGENGRLFGSVTTKDIAETVKKAGYKIDKRKIDLDDNIKALGTYRVPVKIFEDVVATLKIQVVEA is encoded by the coding sequence ATGAAGGTAATTTTAAAAAAAGATGTTAAAAAATTGGGTAAAAAAGGTGACGTGGTTAGTGTATCTGATGGTTATGCCCGCAATTATTTAATTCCCAGGGGACTTGCCGAGGAAGCAACCCGGGGAAATATTACGCAGTTAAAAGAAAAAGAAAAGATTAAAGAGAAAAAACACCAGCAAAAAATAGAAGAGGCCCGGGACATGGCCAGCAAACTTGAAAAGGAAAAATTTGTAATAAAGGTTAAATCAGGTGAAAATGGCCGTTTGTTCGGGTCAGTAACAACCAAGGATATAGCCGAGACAGTGAAAAAAGCCGGTTATAAAATAGACAAAAGAAAAATAGACTTAGATGATAATATTAAAGCCCTGGGAACATACCGGGTGCCTGTAAAAATCTTTGAGGATGTAGTAGCAACTTTAAAAATTCAGGTTGTTGAAGCCTAG
- a CDS encoding YybS family protein, protein MAKFLTRGMLKALFVILILTFINVYIPPLSIFTVFLWPLPVITVTVRNGMDRALKLVLVAALVNGLVFQNALVALYTIIGFGLIGFAIGGALAEGFTPFKTLIISIMAVLFSILTNYYALHFLIGFDFNTLLQEMAANFTQIGGMLGYGLDVEEWVAFVRSVIPSALVIGSIIFGSIVYYLSVNFLNIRRDEDNRFEVYKPFRYWRFPAWLITSGLVISLFFLDSVFFLNLQIVFLFLSFIQGLSLAIYYLVESGNKAFLWALILFFGFLIHIMVLPVAILGLVDMWFNLRRFKK, encoded by the coding sequence ATGGCTAAATTTTTAACCAGGGGGATGTTAAAAGCCCTTTTTGTTATATTAATCCTGACCTTTATCAATGTCTACATACCACCATTAAGTATATTTACCGTTTTCCTGTGGCCGTTACCGGTTATCACGGTTACTGTCCGTAATGGAATGGACCGGGCCCTTAAATTGGTATTGGTGGCAGCGCTGGTTAATGGTCTTGTTTTTCAAAATGCCCTTGTGGCCCTTTATACCATAATCGGTTTTGGCCTGATTGGGTTTGCTATTGGGGGAGCGCTGGCAGAAGGTTTTACTCCCTTTAAAACCCTTATTATTTCCATAATGGCAGTCTTATTTTCTATTCTGACAAATTATTATGCCCTGCACTTCCTCATCGGGTTTGATTTTAATACCCTTTTACAGGAAATGGCCGCTAATTTTACGCAGATAGGTGGGATGCTGGGGTATGGTCTTGATGTGGAGGAATGGGTTGCCTTCGTAAGGAGTGTTATCCCGTCTGCTCTGGTAATCGGTTCTATTATCTTTGGGAGCATTGTTTATTATCTCTCTGTAAATTTTTTAAACATCAGAAGAGATGAAGATAACAGGTTTGAGGTCTATAAACCCTTTAGATACTGGAGGTTCCCGGCCTGGCTAATTACTTCAGGCCTGGTAATAAGTCTATTCTTCCTGGATAGTGTCTTCTTTTTAAATCTCCAGATTGTTTTTCTCTTTTTATCCTTCATTCAGGGTTTATCCCTGGCCATATATTATCTGGTGGAGAGTGGTAATAAGGCATTTCTATGGGCCCTTATTCTGTTTTTCGGCTTTTTAATACATATAATGGTGTTACCGGTCGCTATCCTGGGACTGGTGGACATGTGGTTTAATTTAAGGCGGTTTAAAAAATAA
- the rpsR gene encoding 30S ribosomal protein S18, translated as MARRNKPCYFCTNKKAKLDYKEVKTLERFLTNRGKIVPRRITGNCAKHQRQLTRAIKRARNIALLPYVKE; from the coding sequence TTGGCTAGAAGAAATAAGCCCTGTTATTTCTGTACCAATAAAAAGGCAAAGCTTGATTATAAAGAAGTTAAAACCCTGGAACGTTTCTTAACAAACAGGGGCAAAATAGTTCCACGTCGGATAACAGGTAACTGTGCAAAACACCAGAGACAGTTAACAAGGGCTATTAAGAGGGCTAGAAATATAGCCTTACTCCCTTATGTTAAAGAATAA
- a CDS encoding single-stranded DNA-binding protein: MLNRVVLIGRLVRDPELRYTSNGTPVSNFTLAVERNYTNQQGERDVDFIKIVTWRKLAETCAHHLGKGRLVAVDGSLQIRKSERDGRTYYNPEVVADNVRFLDWPSDNNRNKSRDDINEEEVFDIDDEFDVPF; this comes from the coding sequence TTGCTTAACCGAGTAGTATTGATTGGTCGTTTGGTTAGAGATCCTGAACTCAGGTATACCAGTAATGGAACACCGGTAAGCAACTTTACACTGGCAGTTGAACGTAATTACACAAACCAGCAGGGAGAGCGAGATGTAGATTTTATCAAGATTGTTACCTGGAGGAAGCTTGCCGAGACATGTGCCCATCACCTGGGTAAAGGTAGATTAGTAGCAGTAGATGGTTCCCTGCAGATAAGAAAAAGCGAAAGAGATGGTAGGACCTATTATAATCCAGAAGTGGTTGCTGATAATGTCCGTTTCCTGGATTGGCCAAGTGATAACAACAGGAATAAATCCAGAGATGACATAAATGAAGAGGAAGTCTTTGATATAGATGATGAGTTCGATGTACCGTTTTAA
- the rpsF gene encoding 30S ribosomal protein S6, with the protein MRAYETTFIIKPDLEEEARNNILDRVKEIIDTNGGKVNEVDEWGDRNLAYEIKNYNTGYYTLIKFEGEAETIDEMERYFNLTDSVLRYLVIREDK; encoded by the coding sequence ATGCGTGCCTATGAGACTACTTTTATCATTAAACCCGATCTGGAAGAAGAAGCTCGCAATAATATTCTGGACAGGGTTAAGGAGATTATTGATACTAACGGTGGCAAGGTAAACGAGGTTGATGAATGGGGAGATAGAAACCTTGCCTATGAAATTAAGAATTATAATACCGGCTATTACACCCTCATTAAATTTGAAGGTGAGGCCGAAACCATTGATGAAATGGAAAGATATTTTAATCTGACAGATAGTGTTTTACGGTATTTAGTTATCAGGGAGGACAAGTAA
- the ychF gene encoding redox-regulated ATPase YchF, with protein sequence MKIGIVGLPNVGKSTLFNALTRARADAANYPFCTIDPNVGVVNVPDPRLEVLNEMYQPAKKTPTTIEFVDIAGLVRGASKGEGLGNQFLAHIREVEAIAQVVRCFTDENVTHVDGEIDPVRDIETINTELMLADLATVEKRMEKTSRMAKSGEKKYKEELKVLEELKTALAEGKSIRQLDPGETGKRLIKELNLLTAKPTIYIANVNEEDMIDPSGNRLVNEVKEYAAGEGARVVAISAKIEADLAELEEEEARLFMEELGLEESGLDRVIRAGYALLDLITFFTAGEKEVRAWTVKRGATAPEAAGKIHTDMQRGFIRAEVISYEDLVRAGSVAKVREEGLLRLEGKDYIVKDGDICYFRFNV encoded by the coding sequence ATGAAAATAGGAATTGTTGGACTACCCAATGTTGGAAAATCAACTCTATTCAATGCCTTAACCCGGGCCCGGGCCGATGCTGCCAATTACCCTTTTTGTACTATTGACCCCAATGTCGGGGTTGTAAATGTCCCCGATCCCAGGCTGGAGGTTTTAAATGAAATGTATCAACCGGCCAAAAAAACCCCGACTACCATTGAATTTGTTGATATCGCCGGACTGGTCAGGGGAGCCAGTAAGGGAGAGGGTCTGGGCAACCAGTTTCTGGCCCATATCAGGGAGGTAGAGGCCATTGCCCAGGTGGTAAGGTGTTTTACTGATGAAAATGTAACCCATGTTGATGGTGAAATTGACCCGGTACGGGATATAGAAACCATCAATACTGAATTAATGCTTGCTGATCTGGCCACAGTGGAAAAAAGAATGGAAAAGACCTCCCGGATGGCTAAAAGTGGTGAAAAAAAATATAAAGAGGAATTAAAGGTACTGGAAGAATTGAAAACAGCCCTGGCCGAAGGGAAAAGCATCAGACAGCTTGACCCGGGGGAAACGGGTAAAAGGTTAATTAAGGAACTCAATCTCCTGACTGCCAAACCAACGATTTATATTGCCAATGTCAATGAAGAAGATATGATAGATCCCTCTGGTAATAGACTTGTCAATGAAGTTAAGGAATATGCGGCCGGTGAAGGAGCCAGGGTGGTAGCCATCAGTGCCAAAATAGAGGCCGATCTGGCCGAGCTAGAAGAAGAGGAGGCTCGCCTTTTCATGGAAGAGCTGGGTCTTGAGGAATCAGGCCTGGACAGGGTTATCAGGGCCGGTTATGCCCTGTTGGACCTTATTACCTTTTTTACCGCCGGGGAAAAGGAAGTCAGGGCCTGGACGGTTAAAAGAGGGGCTACGGCTCCGGAGGCAGCCGGGAAGATCCATACCGATATGCAGCGGGGTTTTATCAGGGCCGAGGTTATCAGTTATGAAGACCTGGTTAGAGCCGGGTCTGTAGCTAAAGTCAGGGAAGAAGGTCTCCTCCGCCTGGAAGGCAAAGATTATATTGTTAAAGATGGGGATATCTGTTATTTCAGGTTCAATGTTTAA
- a CDS encoding DUF951 domain-containing protein has translation MKDYHLGDIVRFKKQHPCGGDTWEVIRIGMDFKARCTTCGRIVMMPRRKFEKNVKEIVERAGE, from the coding sequence ATGAAAGATTACCACTTAGGTGATATAGTCCGTTTTAAAAAACAGCACCCCTGTGGTGGGGATACCTGGGAAGTAATCAGAATAGGAATGGATTTTAAAGCCAGATGTACGACCTGTGGTCGAATAGTTATGATGCCCAGGCGTAAATTTGAAAAGAATGTTAAAGAAATTGTAGAAAGAGCAGGAGAATAA
- a CDS encoding mechanosensitive ion channel family protein, translating to MPLNWEEVIEIISGFFTFEFLSKYIIKIISIVITVAIAKITIKIGNKFIDNMLKKKKDDHVSERRRQTLNTLLKSILRYGVYFFMALIILSIFNVPIASLLAGAGIVSVAIGFGAQDLVKDIINGFFILFEDQYGVGDYIEAAGVTGVVEEIGLRSTFIRSFGGELHIIPNSEIKKVTNYSYGDMRVLVDVSVSYDESPSRVIEVLENLCYRIAEEKKDVITEGPTVLGVQELADSGMVIRIWARTIPMEQWYIGRYIKKRVKETLDEAGIEIPYPHMVLLTKDQKTGDLNTGNEGVGK from the coding sequence ATGCCCCTGAACTGGGAAGAGGTAATAGAAATAATTTCCGGATTTTTTACCTTTGAGTTTTTAAGCAAATATATTATAAAAATCATCAGTATTGTTATTACAGTAGCTATAGCTAAAATTACTATAAAGATAGGAAATAAATTTATCGATAATATGCTTAAAAAGAAAAAGGATGACCATGTCAGTGAGAGGCGGAGACAGACCTTAAATACCCTTTTGAAAAGTATTTTAAGATATGGGGTCTATTTTTTTATGGCCCTTATTATACTTTCTATCTTTAATGTCCCGATCGCATCATTACTGGCCGGAGCCGGTATTGTGAGTGTGGCAATTGGTTTCGGAGCTCAGGACCTTGTTAAAGATATAATTAACGGTTTTTTTATTCTGTTTGAAGATCAGTACGGGGTTGGAGATTATATTGAGGCCGCCGGTGTTACCGGAGTAGTTGAAGAGATCGGATTAAGGAGTACTTTTATAAGAAGTTTTGGGGGGGAACTCCACATTATTCCCAACAGTGAAATAAAAAAAGTAACCAATTATTCTTATGGAGATATGCGCGTTCTGGTTGATGTCAGTGTCAGTTATGATGAATCCCCCTCCCGGGTAATTGAAGTTCTGGAGAATCTCTGTTACAGGATAGCCGAGGAAAAGAAGGATGTTATAACCGAAGGTCCTACTGTTCTGGGGGTTCAGGAACTGGCTGATTCCGGTATGGTAATTCGTATCTGGGCCAGAACTATCCCCATGGAACAATGGTATATCGGGCGTTATATTAAAAAACGTGTCAAAGAAACCCTTGATGAAGCAGGGATTGAAATACCTTATCCCCATATGGTATTATTAACAAAGGATCAGAAGACTGGTGACTTAAATACAGGTAACGAAGGGGTGGGAAAATGA
- a CDS encoding tetratricopeptide repeat protein yields MKEKDYLEDISGEIKEQYKTGVHKLERGEYQDAEKVFKDIIERQSDFVPAYNKLAIIKIYQGSLEEGGDWLKKALELDHEYAPAITNLGSIEKKRGDLEKAKQLYEKALNADPKYGPAYNNLGVIYREQGDYARSVKFLKKASKLNSYTVDINQKSMSLKNPGCLMLIAIIIGAFILIYLWLQ; encoded by the coding sequence ATGAAAGAAAAAGATTATCTTGAGGATATTTCTGGAGAGATAAAAGAACAATATAAAACAGGTGTACATAAGCTGGAAAGAGGGGAGTATCAGGATGCTGAAAAGGTGTTTAAAGATATCATCGAAAGGCAGTCAGATTTTGTTCCTGCCTATAATAAACTGGCTATTATAAAAATCTACCAGGGTAGTCTGGAAGAGGGGGGAGACTGGCTCAAAAAAGCCCTCGAACTGGACCATGAATATGCCCCGGCTATAACCAACCTGGGGAGTATTGAGAAAAAAAGAGGGGATCTGGAAAAGGCGAAGCAATTATATGAAAAAGCCCTCAATGCAGACCCCAAATACGGGCCTGCCTATAACAACCTTGGTGTTATTTACCGGGAACAGGGTGATTATGCCAGGTCTGTTAAATTTTTAAAAAAGGCCAGCAAGCTAAACAGTTATACTGTTGATATCAATCAGAAGTCAATGTCACTAAAAAATCCCGGTTGTCTAATGCTTATTGCGATTATAATTGGGGCATTTATTTTAATCTACTTATGGTTACAATAG
- the gcvPB gene encoding aminomethyl-transferring glycine dehydrogenase subunit GcvPB yields the protein MIEPLIKDYSSQGRKGYSLPELDVPDIDVKEYLKEGYYREEAPDLPEVSEVDVVRHYTALSEENYGVDSGIYPLGSCTMKYNPKINEEIARLDKLVKLHPYQDEDQIQGTLEIMYELKEYLAEISGMDEVTLQPASGAQGELTGLLIIKKYFEEKGEERTKVIVPDSAHGTNPASAAMAGFKVVEIKSNERGMVDLEALKEAVDEKVAALMLTNPNTLGIFEEEILDIAKVVHDAGGLLYYDGANMNAIMGYVRPGDMNFDVLHFNLHKTFSTPHGGGGPGSGPVGVKEFLKPYLPRPLLKKDNDRYYWDYDRPYSIGKVHSFYGNYAVMLRAYTYIRALGGKGLKEVTENAVLNANYLKVRLKDIYELPYEENSLHEFVLSGSRQKKKGVSTLNIAKRLLDYGLYAPTIYFPLIVKEALMIEPTETENLKTLNQFVETMKIISREIEESPELVKEAPRNTPVRKLDEAQAARNPDLRW from the coding sequence GTGATTGAACCACTTATTAAAGATTACAGCAGTCAGGGCCGGAAGGGTTATTCCCTGCCCGAACTTGATGTACCCGATATAGATGTTAAAGAGTATTTAAAAGAGGGTTATTATCGGGAAGAGGCTCCGGACCTTCCTGAAGTCAGTGAAGTAGATGTGGTCAGACATTATACGGCCCTGTCGGAAGAGAATTATGGGGTTGATTCCGGTATATATCCCTTAGGGTCCTGTACTATGAAGTATAACCCCAAAATTAATGAAGAGATTGCCCGTCTTGATAAACTGGTGAAACTTCATCCCTACCAGGATGAAGATCAGATTCAGGGGACCCTGGAAATCATGTATGAATTAAAAGAGTATCTGGCAGAAATCAGTGGAATGGATGAGGTAACCCTGCAACCGGCTTCTGGAGCCCAGGGTGAATTGACCGGGTTATTGATTATTAAGAAGTATTTTGAGGAAAAAGGAGAAGAACGAACAAAGGTAATTGTACCCGATTCTGCCCACGGTACCAACCCCGCCAGTGCTGCGATGGCCGGTTTTAAGGTTGTTGAAATTAAATCAAACGAACGGGGTATGGTTGACCTTGAAGCCCTTAAAGAAGCAGTTGATGAAAAAGTGGCAGCCCTGATGCTTACCAACCCCAATACCCTGGGTATATTTGAAGAAGAAATCCTTGATATTGCCAAAGTAGTCCATGATGCCGGTGGCCTGCTTTATTACGATGGAGCCAATATGAATGCTATTATGGGGTATGTCAGACCGGGTGATATGAATTTCGATGTTTTACACTTTAACCTTCATAAGACTTTTTCTACGCCCCATGGGGGTGGGGGTCCCGGCTCCGGACCGGTCGGTGTTAAAGAATTTTTAAAACCATATCTGCCCCGCCCTCTATTGAAAAAAGATAATGACCGGTATTACTGGGATTATGACCGTCCCTATTCTATTGGTAAGGTTCATAGTTTTTATGGCAATTATGCCGTGATGTTGCGAGCATATACCTATATCAGGGCTCTGGGAGGGAAAGGCCTGAAAGAGGTTACTGAAAATGCGGTGTTAAATGCCAATTACCTCAAGGTCAGATTAAAAGATATATATGAACTTCCCTATGAAGAAAATAGCCTTCATGAATTTGTTCTGTCGGGTAGCCGGCAGAAAAAGAAGGGGGTCAGTACCCTTAATATAGCCAAAAGGCTTTTAGATTACGGACTGTATGCACCAACCATATATTTCCCGCTGATAGTTAAAGAAGCCTTAATGATTGAACCTACTGAAACCGAGAACCTGAAAACCCTGAATCAATTTGTCGAAACTATGAAGATTATTTCCCGGGAAATAGAAGAAAGTCCTGAATTGGTGAAAGAGGCGCCCCGGAATACCCCGGTCAGGAAACTGGATGAGGCTCAGGCTGCCCGGAACCCGGACCTGAGATGGTAG
- the gcvPA gene encoding aminomethyl-transferring glycine dehydrogenase subunit GcvPA: MDYISNTPSEKEAMLKKIGVENVEDLFKPIPDDVTFKRPFNIPPGLSELELKRMIKSKAARNISMEEQICFAGGGAYDHYIPAHIDHLISRSEFYTAYTPYQAELSQGVLQAMYEYQSMICELTGMEVANSSLLDGGSATGEAVLMASRISRKKKILMSRGINPVYREVARTYGRPRGLEFIDLGLNETVTDMEELEQKLDEDTGAVVLQYPNFFGSIEDLNVVKNLISARKRTLLIIVVNPLTLGVLKPPAEFGADIVVGEGQVLGNPINYGGPYLGIMATRKRYVRQMPGRIVGATTDSDGKRGYVLTLQTREQHIRRARATSNICTNEALNALTAAIYMATMGKKGIKEVGEQSFKKAHYMADRIDDMEGFEVVNKDNFFHEFVIKTPLPSAEIGERLKRKGILGGLDVSRWYSFDGFLVCTTEKRTREEIDGYLEALEVISSD; encoded by the coding sequence TTGGATTATATCTCCAATACCCCTTCTGAGAAAGAGGCTATGCTAAAAAAAATAGGTGTAGAAAATGTTGAGGACCTCTTTAAACCCATTCCTGATGATGTTACCTTTAAACGGCCCTTTAATATTCCCCCGGGCCTGTCTGAACTTGAGCTGAAACGGATGATAAAGAGTAAAGCTGCCCGGAATATAAGTATGGAAGAACAGATCTGCTTTGCCGGGGGAGGGGCTTATGACCATTATATTCCGGCTCATATCGACCACCTAATATCCAGGTCTGAGTTTTATACTGCCTATACTCCCTATCAGGCAGAATTGAGTCAGGGGGTCCTCCAGGCCATGTATGAATACCAGAGTATGATCTGTGAGCTTACCGGAATGGAGGTAGCCAACTCTTCTTTGCTCGATGGCGGGTCTGCGACTGGAGAGGCTGTTCTGATGGCTTCAAGAATTAGCCGGAAGAAGAAAATCCTGATGTCAAGGGGTATAAACCCGGTTTACCGTGAAGTTGCCAGGACATATGGCAGACCCCGGGGGCTGGAGTTTATTGATCTGGGCCTGAATGAAACGGTGACTGACATGGAAGAGCTGGAACAAAAGCTTGATGAAGATACCGGGGCTGTTGTTCTTCAGTACCCCAACTTTTTCGGGTCAATTGAAGACCTCAATGTTGTTAAAAACCTGATTTCAGCACGGAAACGAACCCTGTTAATTATAGTAGTTAACCCCTTAACCCTGGGGGTTTTAAAACCACCAGCTGAGTTTGGAGCCGATATTGTTGTCGGTGAGGGCCAGGTTCTGGGTAATCCCATTAATTACGGGGGACCATATCTGGGGATTATGGCTACCAGGAAAAGATATGTAAGACAGATGCCGGGGCGGATTGTAGGGGCAACAACAGATTCTGATGGTAAGAGGGGTTATGTTTTGACTCTCCAGACCAGAGAGCAGCATATCCGCCGGGCCAGGGCTACCTCCAATATCTGTACCAATGAAGCCCTCAATGCCCTGACAGCTGCTATTTACATGGCAACAATGGGTAAAAAAGGTATTAAAGAGGTAGGCGAACAATCCTTTAAAAAAGCCCACTATATGGCTGATAGGATAGATGATATGGAGGGTTTTGAAGTGGTTAATAAAGATAACTTTTTCCATGAGTTTGTAATTAAAACCCCCCTGCCATCTGCTGAAATTGGTGAAAGACTTAAAAGAAAAGGAATACTGGGTGGCCTAGATGTCTCCCGCTGGTATTCTTTTGATGGTTTTCTGGTATGTACGACTGAAAAAAGGACCAGGGAAGAAATAGATGGGTATCTGGAGGCCCTGGAGGTGATATCCAGTGATTGA
- the gcvH gene encoding glycine cleavage system protein GcvH, translated as MNVPENLMYTKNHEWIKVDGDTALVGVTDYAQKELGDIVFVELPEVSDEFAQSEGFAVLESVKAVSDVYLPVGGEVLEANEELLENPELVNQEPYASGWLVKIKLADKKELEDLMSSEEYARYLEEVE; from the coding sequence ATGAATGTACCGGAAAATTTAATGTATACCAAAAACCATGAATGGATCAAGGTCGATGGGGATACGGCCCTGGTAGGGGTGACAGATTACGCCCAGAAGGAGCTCGGTGATATAGTATTTGTTGAACTACCGGAAGTCAGTGATGAATTTGCTCAATCTGAAGGTTTTGCAGTTCTGGAATCGGTTAAAGCTGTGTCAGATGTTTACCTGCCTGTCGGGGGAGAGGTGCTTGAAGCCAATGAAGAATTACTGGAAAACCCCGAGCTGGTAAACCAGGAACCTTATGCTTCAGGATGGCTTGTTAAGATAAAGCTGGCCGACAAAAAGGAGCTTGAAGACCTTATGAGTAGTGAAGAATATGCCAGATACCTGGAGGAGGTAGAATAA